A genomic window from Lycium barbarum isolate Lr01 chromosome 4, ASM1917538v2, whole genome shotgun sequence includes:
- the LOC132636651 gene encoding uncharacterized protein LOC132636651 has protein sequence MTTAARLTWAPAKGGNEQGGTRIFGPSQKYSSREIAAHTTLKPRKEGQDTQEELQKRNLRDELEDRERRHFSKDKGYNDDRDRRKGSQLFLEGSKREIEDRIVPRSADADDADVNVKSDDESDDDDDDDDGDDTEALLAELEQINKEKAEEKLWKERQEQEEELKVKEAELLRGNPLLNNNQPTTFSVVFKNQARGEMKAAKRFINDTIRNDFHRKFLHKYMK, from the coding sequence ATGACGACGGCAGCGAGACTTACTTGGGCACCTGCTAAAGGTGGCAACGAACAAGGTGGAACTCGGATATTTGGTCCATCTCAAAAATATTCTTCAAGAGAGATCGCAGCTCATACAACATTAAAGCCCAGAAAGGAAGGACAAGACACCCAGGAAGAGTTGCAGAAGAGGAACCTGCGGGATGAGTTGGAGGACCGTGAGCGGAGACATTTCTCTAAAGATAAGGGCTATAATGATGACAGAGATCGTAGGAAAGGTAGTCAACTCTTTTTGGAAGGATCTAAACGAGAGATTGAAGATCGTATTGTTCCACGGAGTGCTGATGCTGATGATGCTGATGTGAATGTCAAGAGTGATGATGagagcgatgatgatgatgacgacgatgACGGAGATGATACAGAAGCTCTCTTGGCAGAACTTGAACAGATAAATAAAGAAAAAGCAGAGGAGAAACTTTGGAAAGAAAGGCAAGAGCAAGAAGAAGAGCTTAAAGTAAAGGAGGCAGAATTACTGAGAGGAAACCCTCTGTTAAACAACAATCAGCCAACAACTTTCAGTGTGGTTTTTAAGAACCAAGCTCGTGGTGAAATGAAGGCAGCCAAGCGCTTTATCAATGATACTATCCGCAATGATTTTCACAGGAAGTTTCTTCACAAGTACATGAAGTGA